In Carassius carassius chromosome 5, fCarCar2.1, whole genome shotgun sequence, one genomic interval encodes:
- the LOC132140209 gene encoding homeobox protein cut-like 1 — MNCAPVQQEEGDYGTLEPSIQSLEDFVQSIIQKVKCEINEDAEPSVSRSFQTLPADPDQRVQWFKTETRPRPRSCDTSSSCELQSLHLDTFSITQRVKETLTLNNIGQRVFGEEVLGLTQSSVSELLSHPKPWTKLSLKGKENFIRMHLWLQDPQNIQKLNAMKKRDHRARLKRALIGSDCDSQSLCDRWRRCEVMKRPRVILSAQAREALIAVYQTEPYPSPHTIERLAAQLGLHSSTVSNWFYNYRSRIRRDGFSEPVQTRLFQNPVGSGPVSARLVRIKQEPSEGEMDTDLQREEHNHISVGVQSVLSLKREKDEDLSEL; from the exons ATGAACTGCGCACCTGTCCAGCAGGAAGAGGGGGATTATGGGACACTGGAGCCCAGCATTCAGTCCCTGGAAGATTTCGTCCAAAGCATCATCCAGAAGGTcaaatgtgaaataaatgaaGATGCTGAGCCCTCTGTGAGCCGCTCGTTCCAGACGCTTCCAGCAGACCCGGATCAGAGAGTGCAGTGGTTTAAGACGGAGACGCGTCCGAGGCCTCGCTCCTGTGacaccagcagcagctgtgagCTTCAGTCTCTGCATCTGGACACCTTCAGCATCACACAGAGAGTCAAAGAAACTCTCACCCTCAACAACATAG GTCAGCGAGTGTTTGGCGAAGAGGTTTTGGGTTTAACTCAAAGCTCTGTGTCTGAACTGCTGTCGCACCCCAAACCCTGGACTAAACTCAGTCTGAAGGGAAAAGAGAACTTCATTCGGATGCATCTGTGGCTCCAAGACCCTCAAAACATCCAGAAGCTCAACGCTATGAAGAAGAGGGACCACAGAG CTCGTCTCAAACGTGCTCTGATCGGATCAGACTGTGATTCACAGAGTTTGTGTGATCGCTGGAGACGGTGTGAGGTGATGAAGAGGCCGCGTGTCATCCTCAGCGCTCAGGCGAGAGAAGCACTGATAGCGGTGTATCAGACAGAGCCGTATCCGTCTCCACACACCATCGAGAGACTCGCAGCACAGCTAGGCCTGCACTCCAGCACCGTCAGCAACTGGTTCTACAACTACAG GTCTAGAATTAGAAGAGATGGTTTTTCAGAGCCAGTACAAACCAGATTATTTCAGAATCCAGTTGGTTCTGGTCCGGTTTCAGCCAGGTTAGTCCGAATCAAACAGGAGCCCAGTGAAGGAGAGATGGACACAGATCTGCAGAGAGAAGAGCACAATCACATCTCTGTCGGCGTACAGTCCGTCTTGAGcctgaagagagagaaagatgaagaTCTTTCTGAGCTGTGA
- the LOC132140162 gene encoding homeobox protein cut-like 2, translating to MRDHHIQRLEQEVRRLQCLLQEVQERAANHVALLQQQLATKSQHIERLQAELQSQQDYEKIKTELRTLRVLVQTRDEDSVFSPSSDVRSVSVDNDPVIQKERPESHHCTEEEALNESSSFISGSPASSSSSLSVQSFSKEEPDSGEDEQEFDTARLAQLVKEALQRLNIGQRVFGHYVLGLSQGTVSDILARPKPWSKLTNRGREPFLRMKHFLSDQHSIRTLSDIQERLRGERMHGWIIIR from the exons CGAGCAGCCAATCACGTCGCTCTGCTGCAACAGCAACTGGCCACTAAATCACAGCATATAGAG AGACTTCAGGCCGAGTTACAGTCCCAGCAGGACTATGAGAAGATCAAGACCGAGCTCAG GACTCTTCGAGTGCTGGTGCAAACCAGAGACGAAGATTCG GTGTTTTCTCCTTCTTCTGATGTCAGGAGCGTCTCTGTTGATAACG ATCCTGTGATCCAGAAAGAAAGGCCAGAGTCTCATCACTGCACTGAAGAAGAAGCCCTGAATGAATCTTCCTCTTTCATCTCTGGGTCACcagcttcatcttcatcatctctgAGTGTCCAGAGCTTCAGTAAAGAGGAGCCTGACTCTGGTGAGGATGAGCAGGAGTTTGACACGGCTCGATtagctcagctggtcaaagaggcTCTTCAGCGGCTGAACATCGGCCAGCGGGTGTTCGGTCACTATGTGCTCGGTCTCTCTCAGGGAACCGTCAGTGATATACTGGCCCGACCCAAACCCTGGAGCAAACTGACCAACAGAGGAAGAGAACCCTTCCTGAGAATGAAGCACTTCCTGTCAGACCAGCACAGCATCCGAACACTCAGCGACATCCAGGAGAGACTGAGAGGTGAGAGGATGCATGGATGGATAATAATTAGATGA